The genome window CCATAAATATAGCATGAATTTGAATAAGATAGTGAATGCACATGTAAACTTGCACCACCTTTTCATAATTTCAACCCCTATTTAACACATCTAATTGTTCAATCGATCCTTTGATGCAAAGAGTACATCGTCATTAGGTTGATACACTGAGAAAAAGGCTTATATGCTGAGATCGTATCTTCTTTCTGACATGCCATGATGATCCAATACAACTGAAAATATAGAGAATGTGTATATCAAGCTTCTCCCATATATTTTAAGCTTCACGGGCCACTTTGTTAACTATCCAATTTTTAGCTAGTTTATGTTATGATGCCGATGTATGTCATATCACAGAAATGTAGGACAATCCATTTCCATTATGAGATAGTGGTATTAAGCCGGATATTTCCTCTTACCAAACAGTTTATTAGCTTGTTATTTCTCAGACAAGATAACTGACAAAACTGGAAGAGATAAGAGAAGCTTTAATGCGCTGAAGTAAAGTTTCTCATGTTCCATTAAGAAGAATTTAATTAAGCCAGTTATTTCCTCTATCCCGACAGTTAACCAGCTGGTTATTTCTATGACAAGGTATTTTATAGACAAGCTTCAATGCATTGGATAAAACTTCTTATGTTTAGGTTTATGAATGGTACCTCAGATCGGATGATGTCTGGCAAACAGAGCCTGAACAGCTGCATAGGGCCAGAGTGCCAACGATGCTGCTGCTTCCTGTAAGCCTCGTAGCATTCCGGCAGCTCGCATTGACACTGAACATAGTATTCATACATGAAAGAGAAACACTTCAATATCTACATGCAGTACTGTAAATTCAAGAAATTTCAGGCAATTCAAAGACCTTGTCATACCTCCACATCATTAAGGTATACGAACTTCCATCCTTTTAGGTGAGCTCGCACTGCAATGTCCATGTCCTCGACTGTGGTCCTCTCCAGCCACCCTCCGGCATCCTCCAGTGCCTTGATCCTCCAAACTCCTGCGGTGCCATTGAACCCGAAGAAGTTGATGAACACCCCATTCACCTGCTGCTCCACCTCAAAGTGGAAGCAGAGATTAATGTTCTGAAGCCGGGTCAGCAAATTCTCATCTTTGTTCACAAACGACCACCTTGCCTGCACCAATCCCAGCTCCTCGTTGTCCTGTAAATATACCAGCAAATCAAAATTGCCATCAAATGTCAAGTTTTAGCACTAAAATGGAGAAAAAAAAGCTCAAGGCAAACACATACCTTGAAATGAGGCACAGTCCGTTTCAAGAAATCCGGAGCAGGCTGGAAGTCGGCATCAAAAATGGCGACAAACTCGTAGTCGTTGACATAGCTACAATTCATTGCCGACTTGAGGTTGCCGGCCTTGTAACCATCTCGAATAACCCGGTGACGATACATGATCCGAGCGCCATTCTGCTGCCACTTCTCCACCTCCGCCTTGATCAGAGTTTGCGTCGTGGGGTCATCCGAGTCATCCAACACCTGAATCAGAATGTTGGACCTCGGCCAATCCAAATTACACACTGCGGCAATCGATTGCTGATAGACCTGCCAAATGCCAGCGAAAGTGCGCAAAGATGGTCATTTTGGCTCACAAGCCTCGTATCCAACTTGCAGATATCCAAGCTTACCTCTTTCTCATTGCACATGGGCATCTGGACTAGAACCATAGGGTAGTCCTCACCGCCGGATTCGAGGTCCTCGGAAGCTCCAATGGCGCCTTTCGGCGTGGGTTTGATCCCCTTGAAGCGGATCCAGAAGCAGCCGAGGCAGAGGATGAGACGGTCGGCGCTTTGGACGAGGAAGAGGATGACGCAGGCGTTGGCGAGGAACTGGAGCGGCGGAGCGACGTATTCCACCCGGAAGCGCACCCACCCGGTGTAGAGCGACTCGAGGAAACCCCGGACGCCGAAGGACGAAGGAAGAACCAAGGGCTGAATCTCCCAGGCGGTCATATGCCAGCCTTTGAGGTAAGCGGCGATCTCCAAAGAAAGCAAAACGACGGAGATCCAGAGGAAGGCCTTGATGCAGGAATAGAACCGCGACCGCAGAACGGGGCTCTCCTCGTCCGACGAGGAGGTCGTGTCGGAGTCCGTCCGCCCGGACGCTACGCGCCGGCGCACGGCGGACGCGAGGCCAACGGCGGCGGAGGCGAGAAACGTGAGGCACCCTGCGGCGCGGTGAGCCTTAAGGAGAAGCACCCAAGTAATCTGCTTTGCGTTCTTCACCCGGGCACCCTTCCGCGGCCCTCTCCCGGCGGCGGCAAACTCCTCGCCGGCGCCGGCGCCGATGCCGTACTCATCCTCGTCGTCAGGCGACGATATCTCCGAGATGGACCAGTTGGGGTTCTCCATTTTGACGATCACCGGCGTCCCTCGGTGGGCCTTTTTGTCCCACCACCCGAACGGCGGCGACATTACTTCCACCACCTTCCGAACACGATCAAGATCCAACCTTTCCGATTAATCCGGCGTCGGAGGCCGATTTCCACCTCCGATCCAAGCTTCTGGCGGTCGAAAGGGAGGGTTACGACGGCAATGCGGCTTCCTCGGGCGAGAGAGAGCGAAAAGGTGGGATTTTTACCTCagaaggagagggaggagagtGAGTCGAATGCGAGCAGGCGTCTTCTTCTTTAAAGCGTTCAGCTTTGAGGCAGGCGAGCTTGCCGCTCTCCTTCCCCGCGATATGAAGGGCACGACAAAGGCCaccggaagaggagaagggaagagcagCTCAGCACGTCTACCGCCGACCTccacagaagagaagagaaaatttaaagaaaaaggaaagagagagagagagagcataaaAAAAGGCAGGTTTTTTAATGCGTTTCCCACATTGCTACGGCGAATTACGAGAGATAAAGATGGAGTTAATAAAAGTAATTAATCTCAGAAGAAGAATTCGGGAACCATAATAGAATGAATTCCAGCTGAAGAATTTTGAGCAAACAAACTTGATTTCCTTGTATTCCTACCACAAAAGATGAAAAAACTCGAGAATGGTACCTTCTCGCTCGCCTACGATCGATGCTAATGCCACGATGATTCGTTCTCTCCCAGTTGGGATGTCTATTATAGTAATACTGTGGATAAGGACTTGTTTTCCAGTTTGATGATGGAAGCAAAAAATAGTAAATGGAGTCGACAACCTCAAACAGATCAATCCGAATTATATATCCACCGAATTCGATCGATCATATGTCCGCTAAAAATAAACAAATGGGAATCACAGTTGGTTACAGAAACGGAGAAAACGTTGCCGTGGCAAAGCACCGACACATATTAGTAAAACATGGTTTGCCTCACCCAAATCAtagatccactgcactaattgcgGAATTCAAGCCGTCACTTCCAATGATTTCCTAATCTTGCACTCGTCTTCTCACGCCACCACCTCATCCAATAATACATTTAAAGATGTCATGTAAGCATGTTTCGATTGGCCATCAGGAATACAACATTGTCCGTGGGGGCCCACTCTTTGGTAAGCTCGGGGGCACGTATTGGGGGTAATAAAAGAGAAGAAGGTAAGCTTCCCCGTTTCGTGCCGTGTGCCGATCGGGCTTCTCTCACCCATCGGGTAAGCTAGTGGGTTGGTGAGCGGCAGCGGGTCTTGCAAAACCAGTTCTGCCGAGACGAGCGGGGTTGGGGGGGGACGAGGACGCGTGGCGGTGTTGTGTCCGAGATCACGGCATTCGGCGCGGCCGCCGGTTCGAGCCGGCCGCACGTCGTGGCTCCGAGTTAAACGCGGAATCCACGGAACCGCCGCGGTCATCTCGTTCTCTACGTTGACCTTTTTGTTGTGCTCGTTTGAAGGCGCTCGTGAGACGATGAATCAATCCATCGCTGAGACCTATTGCATCGTTATCGtaaggatggatggatggatggatgaatgGATGAAGTCTTCCTCGTTTGTACCTTCCTTTGACTTCGATGTGTTCTTCTTTCTGTTGACTAGCATCGTGAATGTGCATGCCACGCATTCGGATCCCCTTGTATTGTTGGTGACGAATGCATGATGCATCCATCCCTTGTGGACTCATTGCGGTAGATTTCTCTTTCACATGGTAATGTGACATTAGTTTTGCATGTTGATCTACGTTAAGCTCTCGTATATTTGATTCTTCTTGTTTCACCGAGAGATAATgatatttctttttttcattATTACCCATAATTATTTAAAGTAACTAAATCATAAGAATCATTAAAAATgggatgaatattttatatttacggACCATGCTAGCTTCCAAAAGGTTGCCATGTGTTGTTGGACATGCTTGTTCATAATATGATGTTTGACTCGATGATGAAGATGCCAAATCTAATGCAGCAAAACTAGCATTGTTATAaggtgcttctctctctctctctctctctctctctctctctctctctctctctctctctctctctctctctctctctctctctctcttccatatTTATCTACATATCCATCTCTTTATATATGTGTACATGTATTAttaacctatttgacctaatagTATAGAGTTGTCTCAGAGTTGAAAGTCAACTTAAGAGAGCCTCTATTACGACGTGCTATGCTAAAACAATTTAGTTGAATAAAAAATGTTCTTTATCAAAATGTATTGGAGTGGTCAAATCTTGCCAAGTGGAATTATCGACCAAAGATGGCGAATTTGAGCTCAAGTTTCATAATTTACATTTTGGTGAAACAAGTGAAGAAAATCCAAGTTTGTCACTATGATATGATGCTTGATCGTTTGCATTATTTGCCCCCTACAATTATGTGCCATGTGTATAACATCACTCCTTAAGAAAAATCACTTAATTATTATCAATCATAGAGTGTAGAACACACATTTTCGGAAATAAAGCACGCCAAAATCAAACTCATATTTTATGTGTTGACTTTGATTGTAATGTAATCATTATATAATGTTCGTAATGTAACGAGTTGTACTTGGTTCAAAGTCCATCTATTTAAGAACAATTTGGATCACGTTTTGAAATAGACAATGATGAGTTATACTTACTTTAGACATATTGGATCATACTCACTTTTGAAGAAATTAAATACATCTATTATAATTCCCAATAATTAGATATTTTAAGAATTAATCACCGACAAGttcttattaaaaaaatcaattagAAAGAATGTCAAATGGAAggtcttaaaaaatttattttggttGGTGGTGGGGGGGTCAGAATTGGGTGGGTCAAACAATGTTGGGGCACCACCTCCATAATGATTTAAGATTTAGAACCCCTTCAACTCAAAATGAAGAAAGAAATTAAAAGAAGAAAGCCAAGATGCAATTGGTTAGTATGGTGACAAGAGTAAAGCAGAATCCATTGTCTTACACTTGTTATTATCCTTATGTATTTACTAAGCGTTACAATCGAAATGATAAAAACAAAAAACTTTTGTAaaacatcttaatttttttataattcattTATATATTTAGTAATATTATAATTTACTTAAAATTGTTAGTCatatgccctacaagccaatcacatgagtgatgacacgtgtgacttcgtatgtagtctttttatttattattatattttgatattttatcactttatatgtcTATTGCtttaatatattgtgatgtcaatggatatacaatgggaattggatcgtgatgagatcacgataatgagactgattcgtctttaaatatagatcctaaataatcccggtcatagattactcgaaagggatatcgagataaccgaatagactgatgtgctgtacatccgtccatatgatggatatagttaatctcatagctgctcgtgtgaggacactagggatatagtacaagtgctcattggagaataagttcactaattgatccgcttacggaatgctggatgattgataatgccttattgtcaaacaatgatttcgtagttccaatagtgtatatggtccttagacttaagataccaaggatgtcttgtatgagtattacattctttgatactagacttatatgtcTTGAAGTTTTATCTCTAGCACAGTCGGTTATCGGGAGtgatagctaaccttacgaggactattgagtgtcgatagaggatcatccactgtcggtgtcatgaaaggaatatctcatgtattcttgctcaaacaaatccttgatcaaggtcattcgaattaagagaaaaatagttctctaagagaatccgattggagcaagactcgagtagaaattatataagtttgacagcactatgcccggtatacgatctctggaatattagatggataagggactataggtacacggtaactgaggatagacaggtccgatggattggattctcttatattatctggggactatgacgtagtggcctagtacatccacaatcgatgagttgagtgaattattacgatgataataattcactaagtcagaaggagttctaacaggtatgactcacggccagctcgatattgggcctaaagggtcacacacatatggtaggcattgcgataagtagaggttcagatatgagatatccgctagagcctctatcttattagatattcaataagcttctaaattattggatcctctggatgagatccaataagagcccatgagagattattggatagagatccactaatatacgaggcttgggtagttggatgaagatccaatactcaatatgacataatatattatggttaagttgatagcggatctctataaataggagggaatcaatggtTCATGGGCGAGAGCTTTTTAGTTGTCTCTTCtagtctcctccccttctcctcctcaaagcaagcatgaagttttgaggagcatcatcgcagccctattgtgtggatcaccactagagaggagggcacttgacctccttcatcctctcctagagatctatagggattcaaggatatatgatctccctaggtaacataatctttaatatacgtagttttatattttgtaaatttttttcACACGATAACAAACATATATTTGAGAATTTAGAGATTTTGGTTTTATGCTCTTTGCTGCTATACATATGCAATATGGCTTCCCAAGATTTTTCAACAAAAATTTACTTTAAAACTAATAAAAGAAATTTGACTTCTTGATATTAGTTGAGACATTCTAACTTAAATATATATGGTCATCTATTATTGAGTTAGCTGAATATCAACTTGAATAAACAACTTAGATGTTAAGAAGTATCCTAATAATATGCAATATGATCTCTTCATATTTATAGCATGTGAATTTAAATTActcaaatttataaaataaaaatattatcgaaGGCATCAATCACTGTATCCGTGGCACTTTCGTCAAATGTCCACGATGAATTCACGACACTTTGATGTAGACTTGGctataaaaataaagaaattatTAGAAACACTCTAGACATGTATCGATCCTACCCCCAATAGACGTGTAGCATGCTAGGAACAACCGGAAACTCTACTTGTAGTCATCCGAGCGAAACTCTCATCCCTTTGGGAGCTACAGTTATCCCTCTAAATCATCAACCTCATCGGTGGGTTCCTATGCTTTCGTTTCTACAATGAGCAAGACATGATAAATATATTCACTGATAGTCCTTGGTTCATAAAAGAGTAGCATTAAACATCTTCCCATGAAGATTTTTAACCCCTTACAGAGACCATGACTACTATGCCTCCTTCGATTCAGCTACCCAACCTTCTTATTAAGCTAATGTTTTGTAGAATTCTTTTCGAAATCATTGTCTGCATTGAAAATATGTTGAAGGCGCATGTCGCTAGAGCTTCAAGTGATAGGGGAAGATATGCTTGCATctgtataatattttattactccCTTTCCCTACCTTACGAAATGTAAGTTAAAACAGGAGATACTAATTTTTTCTAAGCCATAACTCATGAAATTATACTCAACT of Musa acuminata AAA Group cultivar baxijiao chromosome BXJ1-7, Cavendish_Baxijiao_AAA, whole genome shotgun sequence contains these proteins:
- the LOC103990985 gene encoding probable xyloglucan glycosyltransferase 9 isoform X1; the encoded protein is MSPPFGWWDKKAHRGTPVIVKMENPNWSISEISSPDDEDEYGIGAGAGEEFAAAGRGPRKGARVKNAKQITWVLLLKAHRAAGCLTFLASAAVGLASAVRRRVASGRTDSDTTSSSDEESPVLRSRFYSCIKAFLWISVVLLSLEIAAYLKGWHMTAWEIQPLVLPSSFGVRGFLESLYTGWVRFRVEYVAPPLQFLANACVILFLVQSADRLILCLGCFWIRFKGIKPTPKGAIGASEDLESGGEDYPMVLVQMPMCNEKEVYQQSIAAVCNLDWPRSNILIQVLDDSDDPTTQTLIKAEVEKWQQNGARIMYRHRVIRDGYKAGNLKSAMNCSYVNDYEFVAIFDADFQPAPDFLKRTVPHFKDNEELGLVQARWSFVNKDENLLTRLQNINLCFHFEVEQQVNGVFINFFGFNGTAGVWRIKALEDAGGWLERTTVEDMDIAVRAHLKGWKFVYLNDVECQCELPECYEAYRKQQHRWHSGPMQLFRLCLPDIIRSEIGFWKKSNLIFLFFLLRKLILPFYSFTLFCIILPLTMFVPEAELPAWVVCYVPATMSFLNILPAPKSFPFIVPYLLFENTMSVTKFNAMISGLFQLGSAYEWVVTKKSGRSSEGDLISLMKKEPMQQRGASVPNFEAIAKEEPRPQKVSKKKHNRIYRKELALAFLLLTASARSLLSAQGIHFYFLLFQGISFLLVGLDLIGEQID
- the LOC103990985 gene encoding probable xyloglucan glycosyltransferase 7 isoform X2, translated to MSPPFGWWDKKAHRGTPVIVKMENPNWSISEISSPDDEDEYGIGAGAGEEFAAAGRGPRKGARVKNAKQITWVLLLKAHRAAGCLTFLASAAVGLASAVRRRVASGRTDSDTTSSSDEESPVLRSRFYSCIKAFLWISVVLLSLEIAAYLKGWHMTAWEIQPLVLPSSFGVRGFLESLYTGWVRFRVEYVAPPLQFLANACVILFLVQSADRLILCLGCFWIRFKGIKPTPKGAIGASEDLESGGEDYPMVLVQMPMCNEKEVYQQSIAAVCNLDWPRSNILIQVLDDSDDPTTQTLIKAEVEKWQQNGARIMYRHRVIRDGYKAGNLKSAMNCSYVNDYEFVAIFDADFQPAPDFLKRTVPHFKDNEELGLVQARWSFVNKDENLLTRLQNINLCFHFEVEQQVNGVFINFFGFNGTAGVWRIKALEDAGGWLERTTVEDMDIAVRAHLKGWKFVYLNDVECQCELPECYEAYRKQQHRWHSGPMQLFRLCLPDIIRSEIGFWKKSNLIFLFFLLRKLILPFYSFTLFCIILPLTMFVPEAELPAWVVCYVPATMSFLNILPAPKSFPFIVPYLLFENTMSVTKFNAMISGLFQLGSAYEWVVTKKSGRSSEGDLISLMKKEPMQQRGASVPNFEAIAKEEPRPQKVSKKKHNRIYRDLVFVGGSRSDR